In one Sesamum indicum cultivar Zhongzhi No. 13 linkage group LG12, S_indicum_v1.0, whole genome shotgun sequence genomic region, the following are encoded:
- the LOC105175014 gene encoding probable galactinol--sucrose galactosyltransferase 1, producing MARMVDVGSQPDLSLGDGKLRVSGNCILSDVHDSIFLTPSETNQGTFIGVKADHQRRSRVVFPVGKLKGLRILCLYRFKLWWMTQCMGTCGQDIPCETQFLMVEVPDSCQFGEETEGGEGLSKPVYYTVFLPILEGDFRAVLQGNAHDELQICLESGDPSVQEFEGRHLVYVAAGVDPYNVIEKSIKSLETHLKTFRHRDNKEMPDMLNWFGWCTWDAFYTDVTAEGVKKGINSLEKGGARPKFVIIDDGWQSVAMDPTSSEAKCEDSANFANRLTSIKENHKFQKDGGVGGTTDSGTGFCQIVTEIKDQFSLKYVYIWHAIVGYWGGVKPGVDEMDQYDPKIVSVVPSPGVESNGVCFVLKSIMENRVGLVNPEKVHLFYNNLHSYLASAGIDGVKVDNQSILETLGAGFGGRVKLARKYHEALETSISTNFKNNGIISCMSHSTDALYSGKKAAIIRASDDFFPRDPASHTIHIASVAYNTIFLGEFMQPDWDMFHSLHPMAEYHGAARAVGGCPIYVSDKPGNHDFDVLKKLVLPDGSTLRAKLPGRPARDCLFSDPTRDGKSLLKIWNMNDFTGVLGVFNCQGASWCQVTIKNLIHDEQPETISGTVRATDVEYLGSIAESGCPGDCVMYSHRGGKLIYVPENTSLPIQLKAREYEVFTVVPVKKLSNGAAFAAIGLINMFNSGGAIKEINYERNINLSVRGRGIFGAYSSVRPKRIIIETLEEEFDYDERSGLVTLTLRVPAEDLYQWNITIEV from the exons GGGGTTAAGAATTTTATGTCTTTATCGGTTCAAGTTGTGGTGGATGACCCAGTGTATGGGGACATGTGGGCAGGACATACCCTGTGAGACTCAGTTTTTAATGGTGGAAGTACCCGACAGTTGTCAATTTGGTGAGGAAACGGAAGGTGGGGAAGGACTGTCAAAACCAGTGTATTACACTGTGTTCTTGCCAATTCTTGAAGGGGATTTCAGGGCTGTACTCCAGGGAAATGCACATGATGAGTTGCAGATCTGCCTAGAAAGTG GGGATCCTTCTGTGCAAGAATTTGAAGGGAGACATCTGGTTTATGTGGCAGCAGGGGTGGACCCGTATAATGTGattgaaaaatcaatcaa GTCTTTGGAAACCCATTTGAAGACATTCCGCCATCGAGATAACAAAGAG ATGCCTGATATGTTGAACTGGTTTGGATGGTGCACATGGGATGCTTTTTATACTGATGTTACAGCTGAGGGCGTTAAGAAAGGAATAAACAG TCTGGAGAAAGGTGGAGCTAGACCAAAGTTTGTGATCATCGATGATGGATGGCAATCAGTTGCAATGGATCCTACTAGTAGTGAAGCCAAATGCGAGGACTCAGCCAA TTTTGCAAATCGATTAACTAGTATCAAAGAGAATCACAAGTTCCAAAAAGACGGTGGAGTGGGTGGTACGACGGATTCAGGAACGGGATTTTGCCAAATTGTTACTGAGATCAAAGACCAATTTTCTCTGAA GTATGTCTATATCTGGCATGCAATAGTAGGATACTGGGGTGGTGTTAAACCTGGTGTTGATGAAATGGATCAGTATGATCCCAAGATAGTATCTGTCGTTCCATCCCCTGGTGTTGAGTCCAATGGCGTTTGTTTCGTCTTGAAGAGCATTATGGAAAACAGGGTTGGCCTTGTGAACCCCGAAAAAGTCCATCTTTTCTACAATAATCTGCACTCATACCTTGCTTCGGCTGGCATTGATGGGGTTAAAGTTGATAATCAAAGCATACTTGAAACACTTGGGGCAGGCTTTGGTGGAAGAGTGAAACTGGCAAGAAAATACCATGAAGCACTGGAGACATCGATCTCTACAAACTTCAAAAACAATGGAATTATTTCTTGCATGAGTCACAGTACAGATGCGTTATACAG CGGAAAGAAAGCTGCCATTATTAGAGCATCAGATGATTTCTTTCCAAGAGATCCAGCATCACACACAATCCATATAGCATCAGTTGCTTACAACACCATTTTCCTAGGAGAATTTATGCAGCCTGATTGGGATATGTTTCAT AGCTTGCATCCTATGGCTGAATACCATGGGGCTGCTCGTGCTGTTGGAGGCTGTCCGATCTATGTCAG CGACAAACCTGGAAACCATGATTTTGACGTTTTGAAGAAGCTTGTACTTCCTGATGGCTCCACATTGAGGGCCAAACTTCCTGGAAGACCAGCAAGAGATTGCTTGTTTTCTGATCCTACCAGAGATGGGAAAAG TCTTCTGAAAATATGGAATATGAATGATTTCACTGGAGTTCTTGGAGTATTCAATTGTCAGGGAGCGTCATGGTGTCAGGTTACTATAAAGAATCTGATCCATGATGAACAACCTGAAACAATCTCCGGCACTGTCCGAGCAACAGACGTTGAATACCTGGGGAGCATTGCTGAGAGTGGATGCCCTGGAGATTGCGTTATGTATTCCCATAGAGGCG GCAAACTTATCTATGTTCCAGAGAATACATCTCTGCCGATTCAACTGAAAGCTCGTGAATACGAAGTGTTTACAGTGGTTCCAGTCAAGAAACTCTCCAATGGGGCTGCATTCGCTGCAATAGGTCTCATCAATATGTTCAACTCCGGCGGagcaataaaagaaataaactaCGAAAGAAACATCAATCTAAGTGTTCGTGGGCGTGGAATATTCGGTGCATACTCATCGGTCAGGCCTAAAAGGATCATAATAGAAACATTGGAAGAGGAGTTCGATTACGATGAGCGCTCCGGACTCGTCACTCTTACTCTACGAGTTCCAGCGGAGGACTTATACCAATGGAACATAACAATTGAAGTTTGA